AGgttaaaaagaattttcaaaaggTTGAAAGTCATTTAATGCAATAATTAATACAAATAATGAAATGACAGGACTTCTTCTCATTGGAAAAAAGAGTGTTATAATAAagtgtaaaaaaataaaattacagtcttgttgtaaccaaacttagttaaataagatttttttcaaagaaaataaaataaacatatatttatataattgcTAAAATACCCAACCTAATcctgaacatatgtagaaaaaataccccaagagagagagagagagagagagagagaacaacaGTCAACATCGGAGTTAAACAAATAATTAGAATTCATTGCTTGAATAAACAACAGTTTATACAGAATCAGAATACTGGATGAGTGAGTGTATCAGGGACTTTCATTGCCCGGTCTAAAATACAAATCGGGACTCAGGAACAACTATGCAGaacttttatttatataaattgATGATGTCAACCGAAGACTGCAGTGAAACACGGATGACAGGGATCCTTCTGTGCCCAGAATGAATCTTCTCGTTACATGTTTTCCCAACCTATGATCAATACAGGGAGGAGTTCCTGTCAATGGATCAAGTTTGTGAATAGATTGCTGTTTTATATGCTGGTGGAGCCACTGACAGCTAGAACAAGACCATCAACATCAAAGATCTGTTAATTAATAATTAGACCCAGGGGCTGTCATAATTTTGCACGCTGTCTCCAAGGGCAACCTCCCTCAAATGCCTGTTCCAACACGTCTTCCACCCGCTTTACCAACACTATCTGTTAATACAAGTGGGAAATCAGTATCTCAAAGTTGCATTATAGAACGGTTGAATAAATCAAAGGAGAGCCCTACTAAGGGCCACTTACCTTTAATAGATTGTTATCAATTTTGGTTTATCAACAGATTGTGGCATTTATATTACAACATGCATTTTCTATGTATGAGATTAAGAGGGTACAGTAAACTTAATGCAATTCATGCACAATTCAAGGAAAGTAGccggaaaaaaaaggaatgcaATTAGATCTTGAATCAAATATAGGTGAACAtcgaaaagaaacaaaagtacCTCCATGCAGTTACGAACAGCTGATGGCACTTCAACCAAGTCCTTCAAGTTCCTCTCCGGTAGGATAACCCGTTTGATACCATAACGATGTGCAGCCAATATCTGAACatgcaaataaacaaaaatcagAAACTCAATTTCCGTCATTGCAATAGTACACATCAAATCCAATAACCAGAACATAGGAATGCAATTACTTTGTGCAAAAGCATGCATATTGGTTTAGGAACAATGAAATGAGTAAGGGACCACCATATAAGATTTCTGGAACCAATCAGATAGTACACATGACAACTGGTGCACATCCTGATGATCATTACGGTAATTAATGTCCGAGCTCTAATACATAAGACATCCTAAATAATTGATCAGCATTCACAGTTGTGTACCATTGTACAAAACTAACTTCACTGATTCACAGGTAGGCAGCTGATCCGATTGTAGTCTTTAATGCAGAATCAATCTCAAACCAGTGGTAGATCAATCTCAACAAGATCGCAATatgtaataaacataaatcGGTGACAAtttttttaactcttttttttttttcctgcatgtgaaagaagaaacaaaaaaggatgACCAAGTCGACACCACCTGGCCTGCAGGAATGGAATCATCATCATACCCAACCTATTAAATCACCATAGTAGGGTCTaattggaatcaccaccaagagGGCTCGAACAGCATCACCACTGCACCAACAAGGCTGACGCCAAATCTATACtcccttttttcttcaatcacTAGAAGGTCTAAACCCCTTCTACTTTATTTACAACTTCATAGAAAccaataaaatatgaaaagcCTCTTGTATGGTAGGAGGATCCCTTATAACTTAATCTTccttcaaaatagaaaatatctaaaacattacaaaatagaaacgaTGCTGGATTGTAGCATCTCTATCCAAATCCAAtcctacaaaatagaaagtaagaagcCCCAAAGTGAAACCCACAATCCCCATAGTAGCTGTAATATCTTTAACAGAACATTCCCCACTCAAATCTCCTCTAGATCTTCTAGAATATCCTCCAAATCTCCTCTCTATGATCTGCATCAGTTCTCCCTGACTGGATAAACTTGTCCTCGACTTTTGAAAAGTCAACAAATCGGATCCGCATGGTCAACCtgttaggttttagaggagaaagagaagagaggagaaaagctccaagggaggcaaagttcaaacacgatttggTGTAATCTGTTATGTCTCTCAACTTGAGACAAACAGCCTTATATTGAGAAGAATATCTAATTACACTCAGGCCCTTAGCCTAATACAAATAGCACATAAAATACACAAGTAAGTGTCTAcgtacaaatatacccctgaaactaagtactcttaacactccccctcaagctgggtggtatatgtcatacatacccagcttgtctaacataaaactgaagtgatgagaactaagtcctttggtgaatatgtctgccacttgttcacttgtcttcacaaaaggggtacaaatagTCTTCAactctattttctccttgatgaagtgtctgtcaacctcaacatgctttgtccggtcatgttggaccggattatgtgcaatacttatggctgccttgttgtcacagtatagactcataggttctgtcgtctcaaaccccaattcttggacatgtttcttcaaccacaagatttcacacacaccatgagccatggccctaaattctgcttcagcacttgacctagctaccacaggttgcttcttgcttctccacgTGACTAAGTTTCCCCCAACAAATGTACAGTATCCGGAAGTGGACcttctatcagaaatagaccaggcccaatctgcatctgtatatacttcaattctcaagttACCATTCCTAGAAAAGAGAAGACCCTTTCCAGGACATgacttcaagtacctgaggatcctgtaaactgcatcaagatgtcccaccttgggtgcatgcataaactgactcaccactcccacaGCATAGGTAATGTTAGGTCTGGTGAGGGAAAGGTAGATCaacttgcctactaatctctggtatttttcagcatccacaagcggttcaccacaatcttcccctagtctgtgattctgctcaatgggGGAGGAGACTGGTTTACATCCCAAGTAGCCTGTCTCTgtaagaagatcaagaacaaacttcctttgacaaacattgatcccttgcttggatctagAAACCTCAATCCCCaggaaatacttcaatggaccgaggtccttgatctcaaactgtcgagacaagtaaagtttaagctttgagatttcggCTTCACtatttcccgtgaccacaatgtcatcaacataaacaatgagagctgtaatagtgctatccttcctttgtataaacaatgtgtgatcagcttgactttgagtatatCCGTTTTGTAGGAgagcttgtctaaatctctcaaaccaagccttaggagactgtttgagtccataaagagccttcctaagacgacacactttCCCACTGTCACCAgtatgcttgaacccaggaggaggatgcatatacacttcttcttctaggtcaccatgtaagaatgcattcttcacatccagttggtacaaaggccaatcaagatttgctaccattgagagaagtacccggatggagttgtgcttggccactggagcaaaggtttcctgaaagtcaatgccatacatctgtgtataacccttagagacaagtcttgccttatatctctccacggtaccatcagacttgaacttgactgtgaatacccatctgcacccAACAGGGACTCTCCCTTTAGGGAGCTCAACAAGGTCCCAAGTATGATTCTTCTGAAGTgccaacatctctgtgttcattgcttctctccattttggatctgccatagcctctgctacattcttgggaatagatatggaggagatagccacaaagaaggctatacctgtaagggaaatagaatcataggaaacaaacttggcaatgggattaatacatgcccgagttcccttACGGTgggcaataggaaggtccaagtCTGAGGATATAGGAGTAGaagaaggtatacctgtctcgatGGATGGAGACTCAGGATGAGGtgatgaagaaggattttggcggGTCTTCTTTATAGGCAGCCATGAAGCAggatttctcctttccttcgtATACACCCGGTAGCTCCCCTTGTTCTCTGTTCCCCTGTACACAAGGATGCTCCCCCTCAACTACATTCTCTATACaaggctccccctcaacaaaacttctctttcccttgtcaatctgaaaaggtgaaataggaACAAGATAGGAGATAGGAAGTGAGACAGactcgggaacctcttcacctgcaataccaccaccaagcgatgaacactccccctgaagaggtgactgaaaaaaaggtatggtttcaaagaaaCGGACATCTctggagagaagccaccgacgagtgggaggatgatagcatttatatcctttggaggtggaggaatacccgagaaagatgcacttcagagtcttaggatccaatttagtgcgggcagatttgctaacatgtacataacaaatacaaccaaacacctttggagggagagagaatgaagaagaccGTGAGGGTAGGACATCAAGAGGAACTTGAAATTGTAAGACACTAGACggcatgcgattaataagaaagacagcagtgagtagagcatcagaccaaaaagttttgggaacatgcatggtaaaccaaagggacctagccacttcaagaaggtggcgattttttctttcagccaccccattttgttgtggggtatcaacacaggccacctgatgaataatgccatggtcagaaaaaaaggtttccaaaccactatacatatactccccacctttgtcagaatgaacaatttggatccgggtttgaaattgggtatacactaactcatagaaatttgtaaatgcaacatggacatcacttttatgtttcaacaagtacacccaaataacccgaaaataatcatcaataaaagagacaaagtagcggaagccacgcaaagagGTAACAGggaaaggcccccaaacatcagtatgtataagatgaaaaggtgaagtagatctattaccattggATGTATAAACtattttacaacttttggcaaatagacaaggttcacaataaAAAACATGAGAGACTGGaaaggaagtaaacaagtgaggtaactgtttcctcataacaaaaaaagaagggtgtcCTAACcgacgatgccaaagcaaaatatcctcttgagtacgtccaccttctagcccacaaacataggattgAGGTTGTACAACGAGGAGAAGCACCGTTCAAAACATATAAGCCATCGACTTCATGACCACTCGCTAATCACCttcctcgtcaccaaatcctgaaaaagacaatgggtaggaaagaaggtgacaaagcagttca
The Telopea speciosissima isolate NSW1024214 ecotype Mountain lineage unplaced genomic scaffold, Tspe_v1 Tspe_v1.0974, whole genome shotgun sequence DNA segment above includes these coding regions:
- the LOC122648404 gene encoding lon protease homolog 2, peroxisomal-like, encoding MCTIAMTEIEFLIFVYLHVQILAAHRYGIKRVILPERNLKDLVEVPSAVRNCMEIVLVKRVEDVLEQAFEGGCPWRQRAKL